The following are encoded in a window of Pelecanus crispus isolate bPelCri1 chromosome 6, bPelCri1.pri, whole genome shotgun sequence genomic DNA:
- the RASGRP1 gene encoding RAS guanyl-releasing protein 1 yields MGTLGKRRENQQPAQACSTAPESALELKQISHCPSLSNLTQVTMVPLGHLAKGATLEDLLETCIQSFDLEGNAYQNNQLLKIVLAMHQFIISSADMLQKLIDLYLDALENKSSVLCVKICYFVRYWITEFWVMFKMDSKLSATMEEFQELVKANGEELHCRLIDTTQINSRDWSRKLTQRVKANTSKKRKVSLLFDHLEPEELSDHLTYLEFKSFRRISFSDYQNYIVNSCVKENPTMERSIALCNGISQWVQLMVLSRPTPQLRAEVFIKFIHVAQKLHQLQNFNTLMAVIGGLCHSSISRLKETSSCVPHDVIKVFNEMTELLSSYRNYDSYRRAYNECSNFKIPILGVHLKDLISLYEGMPDYLEDKKINVYKLYSLYNHINELIQLQEMPLPLEANMDLVHLLTLSLDLYYTEDEIYELSYAREPRSHRAAPLTPSRPPVVADWASGVAPKPDPKTISKHVQRMVDSVFKNYDHDQDGYISQEEFEKIAASFPFSFCVMAKDWEGLISRDEITAYFMRASSIYSKLGLGFAHNFQETTYLRPTFCDNCAGFLWGVIKQGYRCKDCGMNCHKQCKDLVVIECKRRPKTSVADSSPTSALASSLCPVGVKEQFHGQEEGPFTFPNGEVVEHNEDSKDRTIMLMGSSAQKISVRLKPAVVHKGTQTDPILLAGDVSCRQTEKKEHRMPENPYLQAAPPSPCPSPVLGRKKAYVKWENKDSSQKMKEEHQSCKPSYQELEQEINILKADNEGLKIQLEQAHKRIESLTIQRRNHVVNNLQHRDCS; encoded by the exons atttagaaGGAAATGCATATCAAAACAACCAGCTGCTAAAGATAGTTCTGGCCATGCATCAGTTTATCATCTCCTCTGCAGACATGCTCCAGAAACTCATTGATCT CTATCTTGatgctttagaaaataaatcttccGTGCTGTGTGTAAAGATATGCTATTTTGTGAG GTATTGGATTACAGAGTTCTGGGTTATGTTCAAAATGGACTCGAAACTATCTGCAACTATGGAGGAATTTCAAGAACTGGTTAAAGCTAATGGTGAGGAGTTACACTGTCGTCTGATTGACACGACTCAAAT AAATTCTAGGGATTGGTCTAGAAAGCTGACACAGCGTGTAAAGGCCAACACCAGTAAGAAACGGAAAGTCTCGCTTCTTTTTGATCACCTTGAGCCAGAGGAGCTGTCGGACCACCTCACCTATCTTGAATTTAAGTCTTTCAGAAGAATATCA ttctcagATTATCAGAACTACATTGTGAATAGTTGTGTGAAGGAGAATCCAACAATGGAAAGATCAATTGCTCTTTGCAATGGTATCTCTCAGTGGGTGCAGCTAATGGTTCTTAGCAGACCAACACCACAGCTTCGGGCTGAAGTGTTCATCAAGTTCATTCATGTTGCACAG AAGCTCCACCAGCTGCAGAATTTCAATACATTAATGGCAGTGATAGGAGGTCTCTGTCACAGTTCCATTTCCAGACTGAAGGAAACAAGCTCATGTGTTCCACATGATGTAATTAAG gtgttTAATGAAATGACTGAACTGCTTTCATCTTACAGAAATTATGATAGTTACCGACGTGCTTATAACGAGTGCAGTAACTTTAAGATCCCAATCCTTGGGGTCCACCTGAAAGACTTGATATCACTTTATGAAGGCATGCCAGACTACTTagaggacaaaaaaattaatgtatacAAACTGTACTCTCTGTATAACCACATAAATGAGCTGATACAACTGCAGGAAATGCCACTTCCCCTGGAGGCTAATATGGACCTTGTTCATTTGCTTACA CTGTCCCTTGATCTTTACTACACAGAAGATGAAATTTATGAGCTTTCATATGCACGAGAGCCACGAAGTCACCGAGCTGCT CCTTTGACACCCTCCAGACCACCAGTGGTTGCAGACTGGGCCTCAGGAGTAGCACCAAAACCTGATCCAAAAACCATCAGCAAACATGTTCAGAGGATGGTAGAT TCTGTCTTCAAAAATTATGACCATGATCAGGATGGATACATTTCCCAGGAAGAATTTGAAAAGATAGCTGCCAGTTTTCCCTTCTCATTTTGTGTAATGGCTAAGGACTG gGAAGGTCTGATTAGCAGGGATGAAATAACAGCTTACTTTATGAGGGCTAGCTCAATCTATTCCAAATTAGGACTTGGCTTTGCTCACAACTTTCAAGAGACCACTTACTTGAGGCCTACTTTCTGCGACAACTGTGCTGGATTT CTATGGGGAGTCATTAAACAAGGATACAGATGCAAAG ACTGTGGAATGAACTGTCACAAGCAATGCAAAGACCTGGTTGTGATAGAGTGCAAGAGAAGACCCAAAACTTCAGTTGCAGACAGCAGCCCAACATCTGCTCTTGCTTCAAGCCTCTGCCCAGTAGGAGTCAAAGAGCAATTCCATG GACAAGAAGAAGGACCATTCACATTTCCTAATGGAGAAGTAGTGGAACACAATGAAGACAGCAAGGACCGAACCATTATGCTCATGGGTTCTTCAGCTCAGAAAATCTCAGTAAGGTTGAAGCCAGCTGTGGTTCATAAAGGTACACAGACTGATCCCATACTGCTTGCTGGTGATGTATCTTGTAGgcagacagagaagaaagaacacAGGATGCCAGAAAATCCTTATCTCCAGGCAGCTCCGCCATCCCCATGTCCAAGCCCAGTTCTAGGCCGCAAAAAGGCATATGTTAAATGGGAAAACAAGGACTCCAGCCAGAAAATGAAGGAGGAGCATCAGAGCTGTAAACCCTCATACCAGGAACTTGAGCAG gaaataaatattctaaAGGCAGACAATGAAGGTTTAAAGATCCAACTGGAACAGGCACATAAAAGAATTGAATCTCTCACAATCCAGAGAAGAAACCATGTAGTCAACAACCTACAACACAGAGACTGCTCCTAG